The Raphanus sativus cultivar WK10039 chromosome 2, ASM80110v3, whole genome shotgun sequence DNA segment ATGGAAATGACTTATGGGAAAGAGGAGGCAGTGAAGTGGACGGTTTACTGGAGAACCTTCTTCATCGCGGTTGCCGAGCTTTTTGGATACAACAATGGAGAAGAGTGGATGGTCTCACACTTCTTGTTCAAGAAGAAGTGATTTACATATCTTTCTTCTCTTATTTATCAGTTCTTGAAATTTCGTGTGCCAAAAATAAAGAATACTACAACATTCTGCTTCTAGTAtgttttcctatttttttttttaaaaagttgctCAATTTGGGATCTGTTTCAAAGAGACAATGTTGTTCAGAAACATCAAGCACTAGTTTCTTCTAAATCAGCTTTGACTTGTTGGATTCAGCTCACCATCAACCTCCAACATGCGAGTGAGAAGTTTACCATCTAGATTCTCCTGTTCGACACATACATGAAAaccgaaacaaaccaaaaatcaaaaagatAAGCTTATGGAAGGAATTAGGATATGATGACACACACAACATGAAGAGAGAAGTAAAGTTACCGAGAGACAGTGTCTGTATTTATTCCACTCAGCAACACAGTCTTCTTTATCACATTGCCCTTTCACGAACTTGTCTGAATACCACCTGCAGAATCAAAGACAAAGGCTGCAACTTTATGATTTTAATACGAAGACAAGAATCAACAACGGTCCAATCTCTAAAAAGATGACGAGATATCACTCAGAAACTCCATTGGTTCACCATAGATACTAAAACCCTTGAACATTATACCTAATCTCTCTCAAAAAGGAGAATAGGAAACTCACTTGTTGAAACAATTGTGGTAAGCATTTCTCAAATTGGCGCATGGAGAAGTAGAGGAGCTAGCAGAAGCTGAATCCTTTTTCTTCAGCAAGCCCATCTTCACTATCACTGCAACTATACTTGCAAAGATGATCGATCTACAGGAGACACCTAACAAGAGAACTTTGTTCTGTCAAAATTATGTAATGATGCCTTGTGAATTGTCCCCTTTAATCAAATGTTGTCTCTTGCAATGATCAAAACAAATAGAGATAAATCAGGAGCAATACAAAGCTTTAAGATGAAAGAATTTCAATACGGAGAAGCGGAAACGTTTTATAAAATTACCGTTGATCAGATCAGGACAGGAAGACACCAGTGTGATTCAGACCTCggaacaagagaaaaa contains these protein-coding regions:
- the LOC108840463 gene encoding uncharacterized protein At4g33100-like, giving the protein MGLLKKKDSASASSSTSPCANLRNAYHNCFNKWYSDKFVKGQCDKEDCVAEWNKYRHCLSENLDGKLLTRMLEVDGELNPTSQS